The Epinephelus lanceolatus isolate andai-2023 chromosome 21, ASM4190304v1, whole genome shotgun sequence genome has a segment encoding these proteins:
- the syt15 gene encoding synaptotagmin-15, whose amino-acid sequence MADQELLLSVGLLLLLLLLGLMACCLWKRKKSKKGRSQYEELLSTVPSVPACSAPVILVSQGSWATPSEIPFTLPPRFTTQNHEDLKNEEEEEEEMKMEARRDILAHRGSLSVRRWYPVGTVLAGLYSVPPLNEVVAPPPGMATRLCFSVEYRHSGEQLMVSLLRLGNLPPRFHGNVTLVELRLLPDDRRPRQAKARGTGPDPEFNDCFVFQVSGVCVPQSTLSVCVLSVEQDGKRHAVGRVLFPLEGELGQAGRVLWRDLETEDDTQCSELGDVQISLSYSPSLQRLSVVVLRARGLQLLTDAGVCVQVSLQIHTQVVKLKRSCVVKSEHSPYFDHRMTFKLRSQHLDEACLRFELQQPNDVRSEPPALLGVLVLGPFMYARGLQLQHWMDMVNTPQEPVELWHGLGRPT is encoded by the exons ATGGCAG ACCAGGAGTTACTGTTGTCTGTGggtctgctgttgctgctgctgctgctgggtctGATGGCGTGCTGTCTGTGGAAGAGGAAGAAGTCGAAGAAGGGTCGGAGTCAGTACGAGGAGCTGCTCTCCACAGTGCCTTCAGTACCAGCATGCTCTGCTCCGGTGATCCTGGTGTCACAGGGCTCCTGGGCCAC GCCCAGTGAGATCCCTTTCACTTTGCCTCCTCGCTTCACAACACAAAACCACGAGGACCTGAaaaatgaagaggaagaggaggaggagatgaagatgGAAGCACGGCGGGACATACTGGCCCATCGTGGGTCACTCTCAGTAAGGA GATGGTACCCGGTGGGGACGGTGCTGGCTGGTCTCTACTCCGTTCCTCCTCTGAACGAGGTGGTGGCACCTCCTCCTGGCATGGCCACCCGCCTCTGCTTCTCTGTGGAGTACCGACACAGTGGCGAGCAGCTCATGGTGTCCTTGCTCCGCCTCGGCAACCTCCCTCCCCGTTTCCATGGCAACGTCACCCTGGTGGAGCTCCGGCTTCTCCCTGATGACCGGAGGCCCCGTCAGGCTAAGGCCAGAGGCACGGGGCCCGACCCGGAGTTCAATGACTGCTTCGTTTTCCAG gtgtcaggtgtgtgtgtgcctcagagcaccctgagtgtgtgtgtgttgagtgtggaGCAAGACGGCAAACGGCATGCAGTGGGCAGGGTGCTGTTTCCTCTAGAGGGGGAGCTCGGTCAGGCTGGCAGGGTGCTCTGGAGGGACCTGGAGACGGAGGACGACACACAG TGTTCAGAGCTGGGTGACGTGCAGATCTCTCTCAGCTACAGTCCGTCTCTGCAGCGCCTCTCTGTGGTGGTTCTGAGGGCTCGAGGCCTGCAGCTGCTCACAGACGCAG gtgtgtgtgtccaggtgaGCTTACAGATACACACTCAGGTGGTGAAGCTTAAACGCAGCTGTGTGGTGAAAAGTGAACACAGCCCGTATTTCGACCACAGGATGACCTTTAAACTGCGCTCGCAGCACCTGGACGAGGCCTGTCTGAGATTTGAGCTGCAGCAGCCAAACGACGTCCGCTCAG AACCTCCAGCCCTGCTGGGAGTGCTGGTGTTGGGCCCCTTCATGTACGCGAGGGgcctgcagctgcagcactggATGGACATGGTCAACACACCACAGGAGCCGGTGGAGCTGTGGCACGGACTGGGCAGGCCCACTTAA